The Amycolatopsis endophytica genome includes the window CCACGAGGTGACCCTCGGCGACGTGCGGCACGGCCGCGTGCCGCTGCGGGTCCGTCATCCGCACACCGGCAACCCCGTGACACTGGGCGAGTTCCGGGTCTCCGAGGCCGAGGCGATCGAAAACCTCGACGGCGCCGACGAGGACCGCACCCGCCTCGACGTCGGCTACGGCCTGTGCTTCGGGCACAACGAGCGCAAGGCGATCGCGATGGCCAACCTGGACATCGCCAACCGGCGCTTCGGCCGCACCGGACCGCTGGGGCAACTGCTGCTGCTGACCGTGGACGGCCTGGACTCCGCCGGGTTCCTCGAACACCTCAAGCTGCCGCACTACGTGACGTTCCGCTCGATCGTCGAACGCAAGCAGGCCATGCGCACCGCCGCCGAAGCGGGCGAAGGGCCGGCCGAGCGGGTCGCCGAGCCGGCGGGGAAGGAATGCTGATGACGTCCACACTGGACCTGCTCGGCGACGTCGGGACCGGGCAGGGGATCCTGGACGAGGGCGCCAAGCGGGAGATCCGCCGCGCCACGCTCACCGCGGTCTGCGTGCCCGGGTACCAGGTGCCGTTCGGGTCGCGGGAGATGCCGGTCGCGCGCGGCTGGGGCTCCGGCGGGCTGCAGATCACACTCGCGGTGATCGGCGACGGGGACACGGTCAAGGTGATCGACCAGGGCGACGACGCCGGGGTCAACGCCACGAACCTGCGCCGGATGATCTCGGCGACCACCGGGTGCGCCGACTCGGCCGACACGCGTGCGGCGACGGTGATCCAGACCCGGCACCGGATCCCCGAGGAGGCGCTGGGGGAGCAGCACGTGCTGGTCTACCAGGTGCCGGTGCCCGAACCGCTGCGCGGCGTGGAGAAGTCGGTGGCCGAGTGCGCGCGGATGCACGCCGAGGACGACTACGCCAAGATCTGGGTCAGCCTGTACGAGGACCTGGTGCGCAACGGCGTGATCACCAAGGGCAGCGGCTACCCGGTGCTGGTGGACGGCCGCTACGTGATGGCGACCAGCCCGGTGCCGCGCTGGGACGTGCCGCGGCTGGACCACTGCGAGCACCTCAACCTCTACGGCGCCGGCCGCGAGAAGAAGATCTACGCCATCCCGCCGCACACCGACGTCCGGCCCCTGGCCTTCGACGACGTCCCGTTCGAGGTCGAGCACGCGCCCGGCGCGAAGTGCCGCCTGTGCGGCAGCGACGACGTGTTCCTCGTCGAGGCCGGCGCGGGCAACGGGTACCTGTGCAGCGACACCGAATGGTGCTCGCGGGTGCGGGAGCGCGACGCCGATCTCGACGCCCACCGCCGGCGTGCGCCGCTGCACCTGCTGCCCGACCCTCGTGCGCGCGTGGCCGGTGCCGCCGTGGAGACGCCCCGCGCCGAGCGGGTGCGCGTGTCCGGCGAGCAGGAGTGGGCGCTGCGGGTGTCGGGGATCGGCAAGGTGCACGGGCGCGGCGGCGCGGACGCCGTGCCGGGCACCGGTCCCGAGCACGGCACGGCGGTCAGCCCGGCCACCGGCGCGATCGTCGCCGCGTGGGACGTCTCGTTCGACGTCGCGCCCGGTG containing:
- a CDS encoding alpha-D-ribose 1-methylphosphonate 5-phosphate C-P-lyase PhnJ, translated to MTSTLDLLGDVGTGQGILDEGAKREIRRATLTAVCVPGYQVPFGSREMPVARGWGSGGLQITLAVIGDGDTVKVIDQGDDAGVNATNLRRMISATTGCADSADTRAATVIQTRHRIPEEALGEQHVLVYQVPVPEPLRGVEKSVAECARMHAEDDYAKIWVSLYEDLVRNGVITKGSGYPVLVDGRYVMATSPVPRWDVPRLDHCEHLNLYGAGREKKIYAIPPHTDVRPLAFDDVPFEVEHAPGAKCRLCGSDDVFLVEAGAGNGYLCSDTEWCSRVRERDADLDAHRRRAPLHLLPDPRARVAGAAVETPRAERVRVSGEQEWALRVSGIGKVHGRGGADAVPGTGPEHGTAVSPATGAIVAAWDVSFDVAPGEALGVIGESGSGKSTVLGCVIGDQDATTGQVHLSSVDGGRTDVLRLPATERRKLRISEMAVVHQDPAAGLDLDVTAGGNIAERLTAAGWRGYHAIRRRAAELLDRVEVPLSRMDDPVKTFSGGMRQRVQIAKALATDPPVLLLDEPTTGLDASVAAGVLDLLRGLLAERDVAAVVVSHDFAVIEALTDRTVVMQLGRVVERGLTDQLFHDPHHPYTQRLVAAARR